In Strigops habroptila isolate Jane chromosome 4, bStrHab1.2.pri, whole genome shotgun sequence, a single genomic region encodes these proteins:
- the PHLDA2 gene encoding pleckstrin homology-like domain family A member 2, translating to MKMQAEVIREGELEKRSDSLFQLWKKKLVVLTKDSLSLFPDGHKRAKGKELGFGSILKVDCVERTGKYIYFTIVTKDRKEIDFRCPDQSCWNASITMALIDFQNKRAIQDFKSRQEMEQAAGAQERRLARAP from the coding sequence ATGAAGATGCAAGCCGAGGTGATCCGCGAGGGCGAGCTGGAGAAGCGGAGCGACAGCCTTTTCCAGCTGTGGAAGAAGAAGCTGGTGGTGCTGACCAAGGACAGCCTCAGCCTCTTCCCCGACGGGCACAAGCGGGCCAAGGGCAAGGAGCTGGGCTTCGGCTCCATCCTCAAGGTGGACTGCGTGGAGCGCACGGGCAAGTACATCTACTTCACCATCGTCACTAAGGACCGCAAGGAGATTGACTTTCGGTGCCCGGACCAGAGCTGCTGGAACGCCTCGATCACCATGGCCCTCATCGACTTCCAGAACAAGCGGGCCATCCAGGACTTCAAGAGCCGCCAGGAGATGGAGCAGGCGGCGGGTGCCCAGGAGCGGCGGCTGGCCCGGGCGCCCTGA